The following proteins are encoded in a genomic region of Candidatus Cloacimonadota bacterium:
- a CDS encoding type II and III secretion system protein: MKKIILMVLLSCLFTLFAQEDIDETMSYQPEELISISRNTNIVAALRAIEVISLQFENKKIITTSSNNEAVGIPVHKLYWKDALELIVQLHNLDLEERPGSYMVTDPMIEEELGAAAGDESLAGITPLSKQVRISSIFFKTDKTLSRDIGIDWSTLFGGDVVAQVNFKGANSVSDDIFNAATSYNMQTGNVNIQLDVLLRILEQYQKGSVVARPSVTVLSGKNGTIQVGQDFSVKRLDEAGNTTESFFSTGIILNVTPTIIERDGEEAIFLSASVEKSSASPGTVTTIIDKSSSSTDVLLFDGEETVIGGLYDTDRQTVRAGVPILKDLPWWLFGLRYIFGYNSYSVNTNEMIIVLKAEIIDPVSERKDRMQSLDDQIQHETDEFNKAKETFKNQ, from the coding sequence ATGAAAAAAATAATATTAATGGTTTTACTTAGTTGCTTATTTACTCTGTTTGCACAGGAAGATATTGACGAAACTATGAGTTATCAACCAGAAGAATTGATCAGTATTTCCCGAAATACGAACATAGTAGCTGCTCTTCGAGCAATTGAAGTCATTTCCTTGCAGTTTGAAAACAAGAAGATAATCACGACCAGCTCAAATAATGAGGCTGTTGGTATTCCAGTTCATAAATTGTATTGGAAAGATGCTCTGGAACTGATCGTTCAGCTTCATAATCTGGACTTGGAGGAACGACCTGGTTCTTATATGGTTACCGATCCAATGATCGAAGAAGAATTAGGAGCAGCTGCTGGTGATGAATCTTTAGCGGGAATAACACCGCTCAGTAAACAAGTAAGAATCAGTTCTATTTTCTTCAAAACAGATAAAACTTTGTCCAGGGATATCGGAATAGACTGGTCTACGTTGTTTGGTGGAGACGTTGTTGCTCAGGTAAACTTTAAAGGTGCAAACAGTGTAAGCGATGACATTTTCAATGCAGCCACCAGTTATAACATGCAAACAGGAAACGTAAATATCCAATTGGATGTATTACTTAGAATCCTGGAACAATATCAAAAAGGTTCAGTGGTTGCCCGGCCAAGTGTAACGGTACTTTCAGGCAAAAACGGAACCATTCAGGTGGGCCAGGATTTCTCGGTGAAAAGACTGGATGAAGCAGGAAATACAACTGAATCGTTTTTCTCTACTGGTATTATTTTGAATGTAACTCCAACCATAATCGAACGGGATGGCGAAGAAGCTATCTTTCTTTCTGCAAGCGTAGAAAAAAGCAGTGCTTCACCTGGTACTGTTACCACGATCATCGATAAAAGCAGTTCATCAACAGATGTTTTATTGTTTGATGGAGAAGAAACTGTGATCGGTGGTTTGTATGATACGGACAGGCAAACAGTACGAGCCGGAGTTCCAATTTTAAAAGATCTTCCCTGGTGGTTATTTGGATTGCGTTATATTTTTGGTTATAATAGTTATTCAGTAAATACAAATGAAATGATCATAGTTTTAAAAGCTGAAATAATTGATCCTGTTTCCGAGCGAAAGGATAGAATGCAATCTTTAGATGATCAAATTCAACACGAAACTGATGAATTCAACAAAGCAAAAGAAACTTTTAAAAATCAATAG
- a CDS encoding tetratricopeptide repeat protein, whose amino-acid sequence MAKKEKIAFGVFQDGLMIKVAQLNLKDNNVILEQVGETLISTPFFRQEEDVEDKISKLPDEEAEFADLDDLNTEDFELDVTTDIESSEDLDELVTKKDESLPGLKELQNFLQVYPLEKGKIGMNANDERISYFHFDAAYAKSKLRKKLQQEMLTPEEIKTKDYILDYVINPNKSGVAFVHRGKLELFHALRDINLSLSKERYFYNHVDTNELALINLVKHNYECKEDEYVLLLYIGNEYKVGIVMKEGVHIKTFPIIVPEGDDIATRQAIYSKVILEQDISDMQITKNVILMGDRVSDEDLEFFREKSTDDGQIHRLELPKLKIPEARQNDLTDEVIAKYAIPISLAWKALQPKNKDFFKSNLLPAKVIENQKYFKIAWHGFVILALIFYFAFSGTVRNLNIKEKIVTYEQDNYTVESELRRNRGLITKLNEIKSKMSALEQNFEKVKALSGNKNIWYYILDTFSNSLDRNPLSWLENIASDNGGFSITGYTTNRRGILEVSELFPEGSISSISRYQIEDQNLWQFDITYLYPDATEIRMNEDLIIKQTSQQSDEQKEDAERILQETEEETKTVSETETQQQEQVSDDQVVREYRHTLDVYFAGDYQSAIKLFNDFLRQYPDHNLAYNVTYYKGECLYLLKRYNEAMEVFETIFQGRGKKAPDALMMLGNCWEKLGEKNMARASWNNLIADYPQDELAVAAKYKLSKLENK is encoded by the coding sequence ATGGCTAAAAAAGAAAAGATAGCATTTGGTGTTTTTCAAGATGGGCTGATGATCAAAGTAGCACAGCTCAACTTAAAAGATAACAATGTTATTCTGGAACAAGTTGGAGAAACACTTATTTCCACTCCTTTTTTCCGACAGGAAGAAGACGTTGAAGACAAAATAAGTAAATTGCCGGATGAAGAAGCAGAATTTGCTGATCTGGATGATCTGAATACGGAAGATTTTGAATTAGATGTCACAACCGATATTGAATCTTCCGAAGACCTTGATGAACTGGTAACAAAAAAAGATGAATCTCTTCCCGGTTTAAAAGAGCTGCAGAATTTCCTTCAAGTCTATCCTTTGGAAAAAGGCAAGATCGGGATGAATGCAAATGATGAAAGGATCTCCTATTTTCATTTTGATGCAGCTTATGCCAAATCTAAATTAAGAAAAAAACTTCAGCAGGAAATGCTGACTCCAGAAGAAATTAAAACCAAAGATTATATACTCGATTATGTTATAAACCCCAACAAATCCGGAGTAGCTTTTGTTCATCGTGGTAAATTGGAATTGTTCCATGCCCTGAGAGATATAAACCTCAGCCTTTCTAAGGAAAGATATTTCTATAATCATGTAGACACAAATGAATTGGCTCTTATAAATTTAGTTAAACATAACTACGAATGCAAAGAAGATGAATACGTTCTTCTTTTATACATTGGCAACGAATACAAAGTAGGTATCGTAATGAAGGAAGGTGTTCACATCAAAACCTTCCCGATCATTGTTCCAGAAGGTGATGATATTGCAACAAGACAGGCTATTTATTCCAAAGTGATCCTGGAACAGGATATCTCGGATATGCAGATCACCAAAAATGTAATTCTGATGGGAGATCGTGTTTCGGATGAAGATCTGGAATTCTTCCGTGAAAAATCTACCGATGATGGTCAAATTCATAGATTAGAACTACCAAAACTGAAAATTCCAGAAGCAAGACAGAACGATCTTACAGATGAAGTAATTGCAAAATATGCCATTCCAATTTCGTTGGCCTGGAAAGCTTTACAACCCAAAAATAAAGATTTTTTTAAATCTAATTTATTACCTGCCAAGGTTATAGAAAACCAAAAATACTTTAAGATTGCCTGGCACGGATTTGTAATTTTAGCGCTAATTTTCTATTTTGCCTTTTCCGGAACTGTTCGAAATTTGAACATTAAAGAGAAGATCGTTACATACGAGCAAGATAACTACACCGTAGAAAGCGAATTACGGCGTAATCGGGGTTTGATCACAAAACTCAATGAGATCAAATCTAAAATGAGCGCTCTGGAACAAAACTTTGAAAAAGTAAAAGCTCTCTCTGGAAACAAAAATATCTGGTATTATATTTTGGATACTTTTTCCAATTCATTAGATAGAAATCCTTTGAGCTGGCTGGAAAATATCGCCAGCGATAATGGGGGTTTTTCAATTACCGGATATACTACTAATCGCAGGGGAATTCTTGAAGTTTCTGAACTTTTCCCTGAAGGAAGTATTTCTTCAATTTCCCGCTATCAAATCGAAGATCAAAATCTCTGGCAATTCGATATCACATATCTGTATCCTGATGCAACTGAAATCAGAATGAATGAAGATCTTATAATTAAACAGACTTCACAACAATCGGATGAACAAAAAGAAGATGCCGAAAGAATACTTCAGGAAACTGAAGAAGAAACTAAAACTGTGTCCGAAACTGAAACTCAGCAGCAGGAACAAGTCTCAGATGATCAAGTGGTAAGAGAATACAGACATACTCTGGATGTATATTTTGCTGGTGATTACCAATCTGCAATCAAACTCTTCAATGACTTTCTGCGACAATATCCAGATCATAATTTGGCATATAATGTAACCTATTACAAAGGAGAATGCCTTTATCTTCTAAAACGTTATAATGAAGCAATGGAAGTATTCGAAACAATCTTCCAGGGACGTGGCAAGAAAGCACCCGATGCACTTATGATGCTTGGAAATTGCTGGGAAAAACTTGGAGAGAAAAATATGGCAAGAGCAAGCTGGAACAATTTAATAGCCGATTATCCACAAGACGAGCTTGCTGTAGCAGCCAAATATAAACTGAGCAAATTGGAGAATAAATAA
- the tadA gene encoding Flp pilus assembly complex ATPase component TadA — protein MGFSFLTELQNSIPGFQSGAERAASIDKLLMKHESWREEAYHDLKSLMKQMRSYEASDIDIGGPGCNGFIWLRIFGLKNPYKKLGRYTEDEITCMLLAILNQNQIYTLLEKKNIDFSMSFDLENGNSKPTRFRGNVYFECNEIVANFRRINDHLMHITELGFADSINRQLNLKYEKSGLYLVTGITGSGKSTTLDSIIDMNNKINHGHIVIISNPIEFVHDSIKCIVRHREVGDDVESFQKGTHQAFRQDPDIIVVGEMRDPQTIATVLEATDSGHKVFSTLHTSNAVDSIHRIIAEFPPAEQERVRMRLADTLRVIISQKLVPTKKGDLLMCKEVLSVDSSVKAAIRNKNIGEIYQMINEGKKSGMITMEQDLYNHYITGKITKDTALNYANNTKRMNQLIQYSS, from the coding sequence ATGGGTTTTTCATTTTTAACTGAGCTGCAAAATTCGATTCCTGGATTTCAATCAGGTGCAGAAAGAGCTGCTTCTATAGACAAGCTCTTGATGAAACACGAATCTTGGAGAGAAGAAGCTTATCATGATTTGAAATCACTAATGAAACAAATGAGAAGTTATGAAGCTTCCGATATAGATATTGGTGGGCCCGGTTGCAATGGTTTTATATGGTTGCGAATTTTTGGATTAAAAAATCCCTACAAAAAATTAGGCCGTTACACCGAAGATGAAATAACGTGTATGCTGCTAGCCATATTGAATCAAAATCAAATTTATACACTTTTAGAGAAAAAAAACATCGATTTTTCCATGAGTTTCGATTTAGAAAATGGTAATAGTAAACCTACTCGCTTTCGAGGGAACGTCTATTTTGAATGTAATGAGATTGTCGCTAATTTTCGCCGAATAAATGATCATCTTATGCATATTACAGAGCTGGGATTTGCCGATTCAATAAACAGACAGCTAAACTTGAAATATGAGAAATCAGGATTGTATCTGGTAACAGGTATTACTGGTTCCGGCAAAAGTACAACCTTGGATTCTATTATTGATATGAATAACAAAATTAATCACGGTCATATTGTTATCATCAGCAATCCTATCGAATTTGTTCACGATTCAATAAAATGTATTGTTCGCCACAGAGAAGTAGGTGATGATGTCGAATCATTTCAAAAAGGAACTCACCAGGCTTTTCGGCAAGATCCTGATATAATTGTTGTAGGAGAAATGCGCGATCCCCAGACAATAGCAACAGTGCTGGAAGCTACAGATAGTGGACACAAAGTCTTCAGCACACTTCATACAAGCAATGCTGTTGATAGTATTCACAGAATTATTGCAGAATTTCCACCAGCAGAACAGGAAAGAGTTAGAATGCGCCTGGCAGATACACTCAGAGTTATCATCTCTCAGAAATTAGTGCCGACCAAAAAAGGTGATCTTCTGATGTGTAAAGAAGTTCTTTCTGTTGATTCTTCAGTAAAAGCTGCAATTAGAAATAAAAACATAGGTGAAATTTATCAGATGATTAATGAAGGCAAAAAAAGTGGAATGATTACCATGGAACAAGATCTATATAATCATTACATAACTGGTAAGATCACCAAAGATACTGCGTTAAATTATGCAAACAATACGAAACGAATGAATCAGTTAATCCAATATTCCAGTTAA
- a CDS encoding response regulator, translating to MKKNILVVDDEVSIRELCTELLEDEGYSVTQAVDGEDALRKMDLELFDLFLLDMAMPKMNGYELMQEIKLKQPLAVVVILTGFSSVEGAVEATQAGAFQYLSKPINADELFEVVKAGLKYSDDLYGPLQKAFDPGSQGVSKGEPIILHGFSVDDKIDFMTLGRVKKYSVGDKIPLGTEEAGSILILENGEISMWMNNTIVDYLQKWDTCGEESFILAGSTFTSLRAETEVKVRHFDRKQLLEFFAYKGEKLLKRFMINLINSTFFKWRKSLQRIVMLKLMSGNPS from the coding sequence ATGAAGAAAAATATCTTGGTTGTGGACGACGAAGTTAGTATCCGAGAACTTTGCACCGAGCTTTTGGAAGACGAAGGATACAGTGTAACGCAAGCTGTTGATGGCGAAGATGCTCTTCGCAAAATGGATTTGGAATTGTTCGATCTCTTCCTGTTGGACATGGCCATGCCCAAGATGAACGGCTATGAACTGATGCAGGAGATCAAACTGAAACAACCATTGGCTGTTGTAGTTATTCTTACGGGATTTTCCAGCGTGGAAGGCGCAGTTGAAGCCACTCAGGCCGGAGCTTTTCAATATCTTTCCAAACCCATTAATGCCGATGAACTTTTCGAAGTAGTTAAAGCTGGTCTCAAATATTCAGATGACCTTTATGGCCCACTGCAGAAAGCTTTTGATCCTGGATCACAGGGCGTTAGCAAAGGTGAACCGATCATACTTCATGGATTTTCCGTTGATGATAAAATAGATTTTATGACACTGGGAAGAGTGAAAAAATACTCAGTTGGAGATAAAATTCCATTGGGAACTGAAGAAGCAGGCTCCATCCTGATTTTGGAAAATGGTGAGATTTCCATGTGGATGAACAATACAATTGTAGATTATCTTCAAAAATGGGACACCTGTGGCGAAGAAAGCTTCATTTTAGCAGGATCCACGTTTACTTCTCTACGGGCAGAAACCGAAGTAAAAGTAAGACATTTCGATCGCAAACAACTTCTTGAATTCTTTGCCTACAAAGGTGAAAAACTTCTTAAAAGATTCATGATAAACCTTATTAACAGCACTTTTTTCAAATGGCGTAAATCTTTGCAGCGTATTGTAATGCTGAAATTAATGTCCGGAAATCCATCATAG
- a CDS encoding histidine kinase: MEKKDFVNPEVQMYKWWSKLRWFIVLILFAIGILQVSQVNQIYPVLVFVATFLGISVLNILFHMQVLKSSNMIGAIQIVLDIIFATLVVHLTGGISSPFIWIYLIAVITASLSIEQSGGILAAMIGSTCLLILLILYNFDWLTPVNGEPLNIDIPSQTIFLISYCGLFTGIAFISSFISDMLKKISNIMIENEESLLEVKNSLTENQRKIILNRLKEEQYKLVVKESAKLANLDHDINNPLTVISLSIRRVLMAADEFKDQKLEKAGNQMAQSVTKINNLMESIQKLKQLELVKKARENIKKED, from the coding sequence ATGGAAAAGAAAGATTTTGTAAATCCCGAAGTACAAATGTATAAATGGTGGTCAAAACTGCGCTGGTTTATTGTTCTAATTCTTTTTGCAATAGGAATTCTTCAGGTAAGTCAAGTAAATCAGATCTATCCTGTATTAGTGTTTGTTGCCACTTTCCTGGGAATTAGTGTGTTAAATATTCTTTTCCATATGCAGGTTTTAAAAAGCAGCAATATGATCGGAGCTATTCAGATCGTTCTTGATATAATTTTTGCAACTTTGGTTGTGCATCTTACCGGTGGTATTTCCAGTCCGTTTATCTGGATTTATTTGATAGCTGTTATTACTGCCAGTCTTTCCATCGAACAGTCAGGAGGAATCCTCGCCGCAATGATTGGAAGTACATGTTTATTGATTCTTTTGATCTTATATAATTTTGACTGGTTAACTCCTGTAAATGGAGAACCACTCAACATCGATATTCCTTCCCAAACTATTTTTCTGATCTCTTATTGTGGCCTTTTTACAGGTATTGCATTTATTTCATCTTTTATTAGTGATATGCTGAAAAAGATTTCAAATATCATGATAGAAAATGAAGAAAGTTTACTGGAAGTTAAAAACTCTCTTACCGAAAATCAACGAAAGATCATTTTGAATAGACTGAAAGAAGAACAATATAAATTAGTGGTAAAAGAATCTGCTAAACTGGCAAATCTTGATCATGACATCAATAATCCTCTCACAGTGATCTCACTATCTATTCGCAGAGTTTTGATGGCAGCAGACGAATTCAAAGATCAAAAATTGGAAAAAGCTGGAAATCAAATGGCTCAATCTGTTACAAAGATAAATAATCTAATGGAATCAATTCAAAAACTGAAGCAGTTGGAACTTGTAAAAAAAGCCAGAGAAAATATTAAAAAAGAAGATTAA